A genomic segment from Actinoplanes sichuanensis encodes:
- a CDS encoding MarR family winged helix-turn-helix transcriptional regulator, which translates to MNSDTTPATADPSATDDALAAQPIGYWSGAVHKVVVNRLRDAMAAIDVTQPQWWILTRVDAGAGLTPEDVAAQLADVADGPHEVPRATDQLLHRGWIVTDEARRLHLTEAGRAAQDRIRRLVAQLRAQIHEGIPDEEYVVALKVMRRMIANSR; encoded by the coding sequence GTGAATTCCGATACCACGCCCGCGACCGCTGACCCCTCCGCCACCGACGATGCCCTCGCCGCGCAGCCCATCGGGTATTGGAGTGGCGCCGTGCACAAGGTCGTCGTCAATCGGCTCCGCGACGCCATGGCCGCCATCGACGTCACCCAGCCGCAGTGGTGGATCCTCACCCGAGTGGACGCCGGCGCCGGGCTGACGCCGGAGGATGTCGCGGCACAGCTGGCGGACGTTGCGGACGGCCCTCACGAGGTGCCTCGTGCCACCGATCAACTCCTGCACCGCGGCTGGATCGTCACGGACGAGGCGCGACGGCTGCACCTCACCGAGGCGGGACGGGCGGCACAGGACCGTATCAGGCGACTCGTGGCGCAGCTCCGTGCGCAGATCCACGAGGGGATCCCGGACGAGGAGTACGTGGTGGCGCTCAAGGTCATGCGCCGGATGATCGCGAACAGCCGGTAG
- a CDS encoding sensor domain-containing diguanylate cyclase, with translation MLLPVIVAAAAFQDWIALRVGQPHAGHSRGAVIVWSMVAATLACAVLAALIKSRRAGAIVVSLGLLLGSAALVHAGGGLTDLHFSFFVVLGLISLYQEWLALVLSVALVAVHHMLVGLVVPTLVFSDPRAWAHPVYFALLHAVFVLAMCAVQLAYWRFVRRAQVEVAEVQERAAEQLRRREERYRALVQDSCDVINVVDVTGVIGSVSPAALAVMGYQPDDLVGTDYFQLIHPDDRAALVAFPGSGAAEQRTEVRTRHADGTWHWHDVTLRDLTGNPAVGGLVISHRDVTERREFQDLLQHEAAHDVLTGLLNRGAFLKALDQALANLPAGQRLAVLFVDLNDFKPVNDTYGHEAGDQLLIAAGNALQRSVLGADTVGRLGGDEFAVVLVDITLPENAIAVATRILHALAEPITVGGATLSSTASIGIALSGPDVTGTDELLQRADVAMYQAKRAKDSGWALAGGDRATTGS, from the coding sequence ATGCTTTTGCCGGTGATCGTCGCGGCCGCCGCGTTCCAGGACTGGATCGCGCTTCGCGTCGGGCAGCCGCATGCGGGGCATTCGCGCGGTGCGGTGATCGTGTGGTCGATGGTGGCGGCCACCCTGGCCTGCGCCGTGCTGGCCGCCTTGATCAAGTCGCGGCGGGCCGGGGCGATCGTGGTGTCGCTGGGGTTGCTGCTGGGTTCGGCGGCGCTGGTGCACGCCGGCGGCGGTCTGACCGATCTGCACTTCTCGTTCTTCGTGGTGCTCGGGCTGATCAGTCTCTACCAGGAATGGCTGGCGCTGGTCCTGTCGGTGGCCCTGGTCGCGGTCCATCACATGCTGGTCGGGCTGGTCGTACCCACGCTGGTCTTCTCCGATCCGCGGGCCTGGGCCCATCCGGTGTACTTCGCGCTGCTGCATGCGGTCTTCGTGCTGGCGATGTGTGCGGTGCAGCTCGCCTACTGGCGGTTCGTCCGACGTGCCCAGGTGGAGGTGGCGGAGGTTCAGGAGCGGGCCGCCGAGCAGCTGCGACGGCGGGAGGAACGCTACCGTGCGCTGGTGCAGGACTCCTGCGACGTGATCAACGTGGTCGACGTGACAGGTGTGATCGGCTCGGTGAGCCCGGCCGCGTTGGCCGTCATGGGCTACCAGCCCGACGACCTGGTCGGCACCGACTATTTCCAGCTCATCCACCCCGATGACCGGGCGGCTCTGGTGGCGTTCCCCGGTTCCGGGGCGGCCGAACAGCGAACCGAGGTCCGGACCCGGCACGCGGACGGCACCTGGCACTGGCACGACGTGACCCTTCGTGATCTGACCGGCAACCCGGCGGTCGGTGGCCTGGTGATCAGCCATCGCGACGTCACGGAGCGGCGCGAGTTCCAGGATCTGCTGCAGCACGAGGCGGCCCACGACGTACTGACCGGGCTGCTCAACCGGGGTGCGTTCCTGAAAGCGCTCGATCAGGCGCTGGCGAACCTGCCCGCCGGCCAACGGCTGGCGGTGCTCTTCGTCGACCTCAACGACTTCAAACCGGTCAACGACACGTACGGCCACGAAGCCGGTGACCAGCTTCTGATCGCGGCCGGCAACGCGCTGCAACGGTCGGTGCTGGGGGCGGACACGGTGGGTCGGCTCGGCGGCGACGAGTTCGCCGTGGTGCTGGTCGACATCACCCTGCCGGAGAACGCGATCGCGGTGGCCACCCGCATCCTGCACGCGCTGGCCGAGCCGATCACCGTCGGCGGCGCCACCCTCAGCAGCACGGCCAGTATCGGCATCGCGCTGTCCGGCCCCGACGTCACCGGAACCGACGAGTTGCTCCAGCGGGCCGACGTGGCGATGTACCAGGCCAAACGAGCCAAGGACTCCGGCTGGGCGCTGGCCGGCGGCGACCGGGCCACGACGGGCAGCTGA
- a CDS encoding tetratricopeptide repeat protein produces the protein MSTGEPAPADGGTDAIRVSGGQGVQIGWHNTQTNVWVDPAGVPPPQTVGGGSVHNLPRASAVFFGRDLGALAGRLGGDEAGVVVGQSGAVHGLGGIGKSELVNHYARGYLSRYSLVWWITADSPANLDLGLAELTRRLHPVATLADARAWAVGWLQSHTGWLLILDNVEDVGHIDALLGAVADRGQILVTTRRDLGTVWWAKLGLTPLPLGVLARSASVQLLTRLSGRDDVEGAGRLASDLGDLPLALEQAAAYVCQHAALSFDDYRKLLAVQFPRVAADSGFGATDGRAVASVWALTMTAIRASNPLAGRVLDVLAWLAPDDLPDDVLSPLADDRFDVEEALALLASYSMISRADDAVSVHRLVQAVTRHHQSQAGTVQAMQHQVVDLLTTATPDDPVRRVHDRSRWPALLPHIETFITNLPDEDRISEVVALGSRASTHHLLQGRLGPAATGFERALTDQRRVLGDDHPDTLTTRHNLALAHKEAGRLDEAISQYEQVLADRRRVLGEDDSGTLTTWHNLAYTYRAAGRLDEAISTYEHVLAGHRRVLGDDHPGTLTTQRNLADAHREAGRLDEAINTYKKVLAGQQRVLGDDAPETLGTRRHLAAAYREAGLLGQATDMLEQVLAGQPAVLGDDHPGVLATRADLAGAYRAAGRPAEAISMYEQVLTDARRVLGDDHPDTLAIRNNLAGAYRAAGRLEAAISAYEQVLVDARRVLGDDHPGTLAARNNLAATHLAAGRRAEAIAGFERVLIDQRRVLGDDHPNTLTAQSNIAGAYHQAGRVDEAISRYERVLADRRRILGDHHPATLSTRRSLAAAHREAGRPDEY, from the coding sequence GTGAGCACCGGTGAGCCCGCACCCGCCGACGGCGGGACCGACGCGATTCGGGTGTCCGGCGGGCAGGGGGTGCAGATCGGCTGGCACAACACCCAGACCAACGTCTGGGTGGATCCGGCCGGGGTGCCCCCACCACAGACGGTCGGCGGCGGGTCGGTGCACAACCTGCCGCGGGCGTCGGCGGTGTTCTTCGGCCGGGACCTGGGTGCGCTCGCCGGCCGGCTCGGTGGCGACGAGGCGGGGGTGGTCGTCGGGCAGTCCGGTGCGGTCCACGGGCTGGGCGGCATCGGCAAGAGCGAGCTGGTCAATCACTACGCCCGCGGATATCTGTCGCGGTACTCGCTGGTGTGGTGGATCACCGCGGACAGCCCCGCGAATCTGGATCTGGGGCTCGCCGAGCTGACCCGACGGCTGCATCCGGTGGCGACGCTGGCCGACGCGCGGGCCTGGGCGGTGGGCTGGTTGCAGTCGCACACCGGCTGGCTGCTGATCCTGGACAACGTGGAGGATGTCGGCCACATCGACGCGTTACTGGGCGCCGTCGCTGATCGAGGCCAGATCCTGGTCACCACGCGGCGGGACCTGGGTACGGTCTGGTGGGCGAAGCTGGGGCTGACGCCGCTGCCGCTGGGGGTGCTGGCCAGGTCGGCGTCGGTGCAGTTGCTGACCCGGTTGAGCGGGCGTGACGATGTCGAGGGCGCCGGACGGTTGGCGTCCGATCTGGGGGATCTCCCGCTGGCGCTGGAGCAGGCCGCCGCGTACGTGTGCCAACACGCGGCGCTGAGTTTCGACGACTACCGCAAGCTGCTGGCCGTGCAGTTTCCACGAGTGGCCGCCGACAGTGGATTCGGCGCGACGGATGGTCGGGCGGTGGCGTCGGTGTGGGCGCTGACCATGACCGCGATCCGAGCGTCGAACCCGCTGGCCGGGCGGGTCTTGGATGTGCTGGCGTGGCTGGCGCCCGACGATCTCCCCGACGACGTGCTGTCCCCGCTGGCCGATGACCGGTTCGATGTCGAGGAGGCGCTGGCGCTGCTGGCGTCCTACAGCATGATCAGTCGGGCCGATGATGCGGTGAGCGTGCACCGGCTGGTCCAGGCCGTGACCCGCCACCACCAGTCGCAAGCCGGAACGGTTCAAGCCATGCAGCACCAGGTCGTCGACCTGTTGACCACCGCGACCCCGGACGATCCGGTCAGACGAGTGCACGACCGGTCGCGCTGGCCGGCCCTACTGCCGCATATCGAAACCTTCATCACCAACCTTCCCGACGAGGATCGCATCTCGGAGGTGGTGGCCCTGGGGAGCCGAGCATCGACCCATCACCTGCTCCAGGGCCGGCTCGGTCCCGCCGCCACCGGGTTCGAGCGTGCGCTGACCGACCAGCGGCGGGTGCTGGGCGACGATCATCCGGACACCCTGACCACACGGCACAATCTCGCCCTCGCCCACAAAGAGGCGGGCCGGCTGGACGAGGCGATCAGCCAGTACGAGCAGGTACTCGCCGACCGGCGCCGGGTGCTGGGTGAGGACGACTCGGGCACCCTGACCACATGGCACAATCTCGCCTACACCTACCGGGCGGCCGGTCGGCTGGACGAGGCGATCAGTACCTACGAACACGTGCTGGCCGGCCATCGGCGGGTACTGGGCGACGACCACCCGGGCACCCTGACCACGCAACGCAACCTCGCCGACGCCCACCGGGAAGCGGGTCGGCTGGATGAGGCGATCAATACGTACAAGAAGGTCCTGGCCGGACAGCAGCGGGTACTGGGTGACGATGCCCCGGAGACCCTGGGCACGCGGAGGCACCTTGCCGCCGCCTACCGGGAGGCTGGATTGCTGGGCCAGGCGACCGACATGCTCGAGCAGGTGCTGGCCGGCCAGCCGGCGGTACTGGGCGACGACCATCCTGGCGTCCTGGCCACCCGGGCCGATCTCGCCGGCGCCTATCGAGCGGCGGGTCGGCCGGCCGAGGCGATCAGTATGTACGAGCAGGTCCTGACCGATGCTCGGCGGGTGCTCGGCGACGACCACCCGGACACCCTCGCCATCCGGAACAATCTCGCCGGCGCCTATCGAGCGGCGGGTCGGCTGGAGGCGGCGATCAGCGCGTACGAGCAGGTCCTGGTCGATGCTCGGCGGGTGCTCGGCGACGACCACCCGGGGACCCTGGCCGCGCGGAACAATCTCGCCGCCACCCACCTCGCAGCGGGTCGGCGGGCCGAGGCGATCGCCGGGTTCGAGCGGGTGCTGATCGACCAGCGGCGGGTGCTGGGTGACGACCACCCGAACACCCTGACCGCTCAAAGCAACATCGCCGGCGCCTATCACCAGGCGGGGCGGGTGGACGAGGCGATCAGCCGCTACGAGCGGGTGCTGGCCGATCGGCGCCGGATACTGGGCGACCACCACCCGGCCACCCTGTCCACGCGACGCAGTCTCGCCGCCGCGCACCGGGAAGCCGGACGGCCGGACGAGTACTGA
- a CDS encoding polymorphic toxin-type HINT domain-containing protein, giving the protein MSNHRRARARRLAGFCAALLIITLAPPADVPARAEPGVVPTVSEGAAPQQRGLPANAASDVAVSEKDRPPVVPPSVTAGGEAAEVGAAAVARAAAAAPGEAFVDVLLRPGFVVGDTSLVTYFNLKDQGFDQWRVDLYDTESQTRQESAVLSRDQLGKDGCGSLREFCKSLGAEQGWALDASKNYFVTITALYPDGEVPSANSENAQPRTTVDPPAIPDRQAAGCGCSAALGMTGASQAIRAQGVNTGTGAFTRAEQDLSMASFGVPFASARAYSSLNTGASAFGPGWAWLYDLKITPVEGGVLVRAEDGSDTVFPANGDGYSKPAGVRSTLRKAGDGWELVTRSNIVYTFDAAGRLVSILNPRQVGLRFTHTATAITVTDASGRKAVAKLVDGLIESITLPDGRKTQYFYTDGLLTKVRDAAGEYWQYRYSAARLLTQVVQPDKVVALTNEYTEGGRVSRQLDALGAATTFVWNAGKQEATTTDADGVVVWDGYKGNVLLYSQRGNGDTSTHRYDGALNRNLVVNGNQNQHESKYDPAGNLVEQFAPAKRFSEKTTYDARNNPTSHVDADGRTWKDDYNEFDELVKSTDPENHAITYAYDSRGLLLTVTDQRGKVTRAENIPDGQPNAGLVKAQISPEGRRTEFGYDKVGRQITATDPRGTVAGAKPADYTIRTTYDELNRAVAVQSPGKKNPDTKQYDAVGRVKKTTSAGGVTISYAYLDNGLLKATYEARRTLLYTYTPAGRRLTSAVDMRHEPDLVTSWTYNAKGLAQTVTSARGNLPGANKADFTTTYVYDNNDNIVQTRRPYPNGQVVTRDYQVDDLDRSVATVDEFGKSSSFDRANSGRVRSTTDSLGRTTRLDYDASGRQSGITDAGGKQTKTEYDAAGNKIKQISPTNGVTTYEYTDDGLLSAVTEPRGNVEGADKERFTAHFEYDLTGNQVRSIDALDHVTTAKYDANNRLVATTDANGHTSHYTYNDDDQPRTVTGPDADYDSDDPEEESTRYDYGDDGQLTAVTDPRGHRTSVYYDEAGRLVRTTDPIGRSTYARYDADGNRIQTLTLGDDEELDDLSAKETAARTIVDSYDIVNRLQTRTLGTGGPVYQWRYDGKDRVTSYGDPLGVREVVYDDEDQIKTVTRKEAGRADEVYTYDYDARGNVTDRRLPDGTTMSYGYDDASRITSLTTAGATWSFGYDIAGRRTSTVLPGPTGLSEQRVYDEAGRLTAIGTDRTGTPVPGVQDPVSQFQLTLDPVGNPSRVVSTRGGVAESVAYSYDEANRLTSACYAVASCTDKNAKPAGRIDYKYDLSGNRTKQVRTGIVGNDETEYEYDAADQLVEEEIEGKNWEREIEYRYDERGNQIKAGSDKLQYNLDNTLAKATLDSGQTTTFAYDATGLRVSSVSALQGQTSTQRWSWDVAGTLPQIGIDTVEDAAGAVVEKRGFAYGPDDEPLALLDPASGVHSYTHDWLGGIANLLKPDGTVESGYDYDPFGNPRTGPTLDGQQLPAQSVENPMQFTGQYQDSTSGDGNYYLRARNYDPGTGRFSSRDQMPTGSGATSAYTYASNNPIAFTDPTGMVPDAGPTTTATPVVETGPSPEEIARANQIQSKSTLDVILEAGGQILMEFLGINDILNCLKGDLVACVSMVVGALPWGKIFKAKKIGEAIFRAGKAVVTFFQEVKWARAIIQGAEKAAEAAKAAAAAAAKAAAEKAAKAKAAAEAAAKKAAAEAAEKAKALAAKAKAKTKKSGDEGTGGGGGGSGPGCRVAPRPQTHSFVAGTQVLMADGTTVAIEKVEPGDTVRATDPKTGESGARQVTHTIRTDDDEHFVDLTVTGADGEKHTITTTETHPFWSQTDGDWVDAGDLGEGELLRTSAGTYVQLSAVRSYTGAERTYDLTVDDLHTYFVVAGDSPVLVHNVGGPACRTAVGDMDHVTSGVLDIQVDEVPFASGGRGSGGFVDDMGPRVPGMTSSNYHHVEMQAAAYMRLNKIKQGVLYINHPDGICDFCSGVAYTRPGSPVLSPINDALPEGAEMWVYNQGGEFLGKFIGNAL; this is encoded by the coding sequence ATGTCGAATCATCGACGTGCGCGTGCCCGCCGGCTTGCGGGCTTCTGCGCGGCTCTTCTGATAATCACTCTGGCGCCGCCGGCCGACGTACCGGCCCGGGCCGAACCGGGCGTGGTCCCGACGGTCAGCGAGGGCGCCGCACCACAGCAGCGAGGACTCCCGGCGAACGCGGCCTCGGACGTCGCCGTATCCGAGAAGGACCGGCCACCTGTCGTTCCGCCGTCGGTCACGGCAGGCGGCGAGGCGGCCGAGGTCGGCGCGGCGGCCGTCGCGCGTGCGGCGGCGGCGGCGCCGGGCGAGGCCTTCGTGGACGTGCTGCTGCGACCCGGTTTCGTGGTCGGCGACACCTCGCTGGTCACCTACTTCAACCTCAAGGACCAGGGGTTCGACCAGTGGCGCGTCGACCTCTACGACACCGAGTCGCAGACCCGGCAGGAGTCCGCGGTCCTCAGCCGTGATCAGCTCGGCAAGGACGGCTGCGGCAGCCTGCGCGAGTTCTGCAAATCGCTCGGCGCCGAGCAGGGCTGGGCGCTCGACGCGTCGAAGAACTACTTCGTCACGATCACCGCCCTCTACCCGGACGGTGAGGTGCCGTCGGCGAACTCGGAGAACGCGCAGCCGAGGACCACGGTCGACCCGCCGGCGATTCCGGACCGGCAGGCGGCCGGCTGCGGGTGCAGCGCCGCGCTCGGCATGACCGGCGCCAGCCAGGCGATCCGGGCACAGGGCGTCAACACCGGCACCGGCGCGTTCACCCGCGCCGAGCAGGACCTGAGCATGGCGTCGTTCGGTGTCCCGTTCGCGTCGGCGCGGGCCTACTCCTCGCTGAACACCGGTGCTTCGGCGTTCGGTCCCGGTTGGGCGTGGCTCTACGACCTGAAGATCACACCGGTCGAGGGCGGCGTGCTGGTGCGTGCCGAGGACGGTTCGGACACCGTTTTCCCGGCGAACGGCGACGGCTATTCCAAACCCGCGGGGGTACGGTCGACGCTGCGCAAGGCGGGCGACGGCTGGGAGCTGGTCACCCGCAGCAACATCGTGTACACGTTCGACGCTGCGGGCCGGTTGGTCTCCATCCTGAACCCGCGTCAGGTCGGGCTCCGGTTCACCCACACCGCCACCGCGATCACGGTGACCGACGCCTCCGGGCGTAAGGCGGTGGCGAAGCTCGTCGACGGCCTGATCGAGTCGATCACCCTGCCCGACGGCCGTAAGACGCAGTACTTCTACACCGACGGGCTGCTCACCAAGGTGCGCGACGCGGCCGGCGAGTACTGGCAGTACCGATACAGCGCGGCCCGGCTGCTGACTCAGGTCGTACAGCCGGACAAGGTCGTCGCCCTGACCAACGAGTACACCGAGGGCGGCCGGGTGTCGCGGCAGCTCGACGCGCTCGGCGCCGCCACCACGTTCGTCTGGAACGCCGGCAAGCAGGAGGCGACCACCACGGACGCGGACGGTGTCGTGGTGTGGGACGGCTACAAGGGCAACGTGCTGCTCTACTCGCAGCGCGGCAACGGCGACACCAGCACCCACCGGTACGACGGCGCGCTGAACCGCAACCTCGTGGTCAACGGCAACCAGAACCAGCACGAGTCGAAGTACGACCCGGCCGGGAACCTGGTCGAGCAGTTCGCGCCGGCCAAACGGTTCAGCGAGAAGACCACCTACGACGCACGCAACAATCCGACCAGCCACGTCGACGCGGACGGCCGGACCTGGAAGGACGACTACAACGAGTTCGACGAGTTGGTGAAGAGCACCGACCCGGAGAACCACGCGATCACGTACGCGTACGACAGCCGGGGTCTGCTTCTGACCGTCACCGACCAGCGCGGCAAGGTCACCCGGGCGGAGAACATCCCGGACGGCCAGCCGAACGCGGGACTGGTGAAGGCACAGATCTCGCCGGAGGGCAGGCGCACCGAGTTCGGCTACGACAAGGTCGGGCGGCAGATCACCGCGACGGACCCGCGTGGGACGGTCGCCGGGGCGAAACCCGCCGACTACACGATCCGGACCACCTACGACGAGCTGAACCGGGCCGTCGCGGTGCAGTCGCCGGGCAAGAAGAACCCGGACACCAAGCAGTACGACGCGGTCGGCCGGGTCAAGAAGACCACCTCCGCGGGTGGCGTGACGATCTCGTACGCCTATCTCGACAACGGGTTGCTCAAGGCCACCTACGAGGCGCGGCGGACGCTGCTCTACACGTACACGCCGGCCGGTCGGCGGTTGACCTCCGCGGTCGACATGCGGCACGAGCCGGATCTCGTCACCAGCTGGACCTACAACGCCAAGGGTCTGGCGCAGACGGTGACGTCGGCGCGCGGCAACCTGCCGGGGGCGAACAAGGCCGACTTCACCACGACGTACGTCTACGACAACAACGACAACATCGTCCAGACCCGGCGGCCCTACCCGAACGGCCAGGTCGTCACCCGTGACTACCAGGTCGACGATCTGGACCGCAGCGTCGCGACGGTGGACGAGTTCGGCAAGTCGTCGTCGTTCGACCGGGCGAACAGCGGCCGGGTGCGCAGCACCACCGACAGCCTGGGCCGGACGACCCGGCTCGACTACGACGCCAGCGGCCGGCAGTCGGGCATCACCGACGCGGGCGGCAAACAGACCAAGACCGAGTACGACGCTGCCGGCAACAAGATCAAGCAGATCTCGCCGACCAACGGCGTCACCACCTACGAGTACACCGACGACGGTCTGCTGTCGGCCGTCACCGAGCCGCGCGGCAACGTCGAGGGCGCCGACAAGGAGCGTTTCACCGCGCACTTCGAGTACGACCTGACCGGCAATCAGGTACGCAGCATCGACGCGCTGGACCACGTGACCACCGCGAAGTACGACGCGAACAACCGTCTCGTGGCCACGACCGACGCCAACGGCCACACCAGCCACTACACGTACAACGACGACGACCAGCCGCGGACGGTCACCGGGCCGGACGCCGACTACGACTCCGACGACCCGGAGGAGGAGTCGACCCGCTACGACTACGGTGACGACGGTCAGCTCACCGCCGTCACCGACCCCCGAGGGCACCGCACCAGCGTCTACTACGACGAGGCCGGGCGGCTGGTGCGTACCACCGACCCGATCGGGCGCAGCACCTATGCGCGATACGACGCCGACGGCAACCGGATCCAGACGCTCACCCTCGGCGACGACGAGGAACTCGACGACCTCAGCGCCAAGGAAACCGCCGCTCGCACGATCGTGGACTCCTACGACATCGTCAACCGGCTCCAGACCCGCACGCTGGGCACCGGCGGCCCGGTCTACCAGTGGCGATACGACGGCAAGGACCGGGTGACCTCGTACGGCGACCCGCTCGGCGTCCGCGAGGTGGTCTACGACGACGAGGACCAGATCAAGACGGTCACCCGCAAGGAGGCGGGCCGGGCCGACGAGGTGTACACCTACGACTACGACGCCCGCGGCAACGTCACCGACCGGCGCCTGCCGGACGGGACCACGATGTCGTACGGCTACGACGACGCCAGCCGCATCACCTCGCTGACCACGGCCGGCGCGACGTGGAGCTTCGGCTACGACATCGCCGGCCGGCGCACCAGCACCGTCCTGCCGGGCCCGACCGGGCTGTCCGAGCAGCGGGTCTACGACGAGGCGGGCCGGCTGACCGCGATCGGCACCGACCGCACCGGAACCCCGGTGCCGGGCGTGCAGGATCCGGTCTCGCAGTTCCAGCTCACCCTGGACCCGGTCGGCAACCCGAGCCGGGTGGTCAGCACCCGCGGTGGTGTCGCCGAATCGGTGGCGTACAGCTACGACGAGGCGAACCGGCTCACCTCGGCCTGCTACGCCGTCGCCTCCTGCACCGACAAGAACGCCAAACCCGCGGGGCGCATCGACTACAAGTACGACCTGTCCGGCAACCGGACCAAACAGGTTCGCACCGGCATCGTCGGCAACGACGAGACCGAGTACGAGTACGACGCCGCCGACCAGCTCGTCGAGGAGGAGATCGAGGGCAAGAACTGGGAACGGGAGATCGAGTACCGGTACGACGAGCGCGGCAACCAGATCAAGGCCGGTAGCGACAAGCTCCAGTACAACCTGGACAACACCCTCGCCAAGGCCACGCTGGACTCCGGGCAGACCACCACGTTCGCCTACGACGCCACCGGGCTGCGGGTCTCGTCGGTCTCGGCGCTGCAGGGTCAGACCTCCACCCAGCGCTGGTCGTGGGACGTCGCCGGGACCCTGCCGCAGATCGGGATCGACACGGTCGAGGACGCCGCCGGTGCGGTCGTGGAGAAGCGCGGCTTCGCCTACGGCCCCGACGACGAGCCGCTCGCCCTGCTGGACCCGGCGAGCGGGGTGCACTCCTACACCCACGACTGGTTGGGTGGCATCGCGAACCTGCTGAAGCCGGACGGCACCGTCGAGAGCGGCTACGACTACGACCCGTTCGGCAACCCGCGCACCGGGCCGACGCTGGACGGCCAGCAGCTGCCGGCGCAGAGCGTCGAGAACCCGATGCAGTTCACCGGGCAGTATCAGGACTCCACGTCCGGTGACGGCAACTACTACCTGCGGGCCCGCAACTACGACCCGGGCACCGGCCGGTTCAGCAGCCGGGATCAGATGCCGACGGGTTCGGGCGCCACGTCGGCGTACACCTATGCGTCGAACAACCCGATCGCCTTCACCGACCCGACCGGCATGGTCCCCGACGCCGGCCCGACGACCACGGCGACGCCGGTGGTGGAGACGGGGCCGTCGCCGGAGGAGATCGCCCGGGCCAACCAGATCCAGTCCAAGAGCACCCTGGACGTGATCCTGGAGGCCGGCGGCCAGATCCTGATGGAGTTCCTCGGGATCAACGACATCCTCAACTGTCTCAAGGGCGACCTGGTCGCCTGCGTCTCGATGGTCGTCGGGGCACTGCCGTGGGGCAAGATCTTCAAAGCCAAGAAGATCGGTGAGGCGATCTTCCGGGCGGGCAAGGCGGTCGTCACCTTCTTCCAGGAGGTGAAGTGGGCCCGCGCCATCATCCAGGGCGCGGAGAAGGCCGCCGAAGCGGCGAAGGCGGCGGCTGCGGCAGCCGCCAAGGCCGCCGCGGAGAAGGCCGCCAAGGCCAAGGCCGCCGCCGAGGCGGCGGCCAAGAAGGCCGCCGCCGAAGCCGCGGAGAAGGCGAAGGCGCTCGCCGCCAAGGCCAAGGCCAAGACGAAGAAGTCCGGCGACGAGGGCACCGGCGGTGGTGGCGGCGGTTCCGGGCCGGGCTGCCGGGTCGCGCCGCGGCCGCAGACGCACAGCTTCGTCGCGGGCACCCAGGTGCTGATGGCCGACGGGACGACCGTTGCGATCGAGAAGGTCGAGCCGGGCGACACCGTGCGGGCGACCGACCCGAAGACCGGCGAGTCCGGCGCCCGGCAGGTCACGCACACCATCCGTACCGACGACGACGAGCACTTCGTCGACCTGACCGTCACCGGTGCGGACGGCGAGAAGCACACCATCACCACGACCGAGACCCACCCGTTCTGGTCGCAGACCGACGGGGACTGGGTCGACGCGGGTGATCTGGGCGAGGGCGAACTGCTGCGCACCTCGGCCGGCACCTACGTCCAGTTGTCGGCGGTCCGGTCGTACACCGGCGCCGAACGCACCTACGACCTCACCGTCGACGATCTGCACACCTACTTCGTGGTCGCCGGCGACAGCCCGGTCCTGGTCCACAACGTCGGTGGTCCGGCGTGCCGGACCGCGGTCGGGGACATGGACCACGTCACCTCGGGTGTCCTCGACATCCAGGTCGACGAGGTGCCGTTCGCCAGCGGTGGCCGGGGTTCCGGCGGGTTCGTCGACGACATGGGCCCCCGGGTCCCGGGTATGACGTCCTCGAACTACCACCACGTGGAGATGCAGGCGGCCGCCTACATGCGGCTCAACAAGATCAAGCAGGGCGTTCTGTACATCAACCACCCCGATGGGATCTGCGATTTCTGCAGCGGAGTGGCATACACGAGACCCGGCTCGCCGGTTCTCAGCCCGATCAACGACGCGCTTCCCGAGGGCGCTGAGATGTGGGTCTACAACCAGGGCGGAGAGTTCCTCGGGAAATTCATCGGAAACGCGCTTTAA
- a CDS encoding CPCC family cysteine-rich protein → MQPDPVIRSPHDDPSISDDELIRRREEWFETYTSRRNVFAPAADAPYTCPCCGHATLSERGCYEICSECWWEDDGQDEHDSAIVRGGPNGSQSLDDARAEYISKGRTPQPHLPPAEPI, encoded by the coding sequence GTGCAGCCTGATCCAGTAATCCGTAGCCCCCACGACGATCCATCAATTTCGGATGACGAACTCATCCGCCGCCGTGAGGAGTGGTTCGAGACCTATACCTCGCGGCGAAACGTGTTCGCGCCGGCCGCGGACGCGCCCTATACCTGCCCTTGCTGTGGCCACGCCACGCTGTCCGAACGTGGCTGCTACGAGATCTGTAGCGAGTGCTGGTGGGAGGACGACGGCCAGGACGAGCACGACAGCGCCATCGTCAGAGGCGGGCCGAACGGCAGCCAGAGCTTGGACGACGCGCGAGCTGAATACATCAGCAAAGGCCGAACACCACAGCCCCATCTGCCACCGGCCGAGCCGATCTGA